A portion of the Flavobacterium limnophilum genome contains these proteins:
- a CDS encoding ArnT family glycosyltransferase — translation MISEKLKNNAYVLYIAVIVLVIFRLLLTITIPLLDKTEARYAEIARIMWETNQWIVPEIDYGVPFWAKPPLSTWGSAVSYLIFGVNEFAARFPSFLLSIILIIITGKMVKKEGGSFYLPGFILLTMPEFLIHTGVVSTDTTLEFCIVMMMISFWKTMKSDTKTYWNYIFFVALGFGLLAKGPLIMVLTFPPLFLWCCLDFNRFKQLFAKFSIVIGLLITAIIALPWYYFAEQETPGFLDYFIVGEHYKRFLKPGWKGDLYGSGHSQPKGMIWVLLIAFAFPWIQIVLYKLWKNRTTIFKNEWASFLILWAFWTPIFFTISSNILHTYLLPTAIPIMFLIVYWWEDLTKKKIIIRTALIFPTAVFIAYFGFVATGQLDSKMNSDKYLLANLKAKNGNKEIPLYYWKSKNYSGQFYSNGKAQVVKNEAELDSVLRLNKQLYFAFPNKRKEEIPQKYLDKMTLAEGNSKTSIFVTK, via the coding sequence ATGATTTCAGAAAAGTTAAAAAACAATGCTTACGTGCTATATATTGCCGTAATTGTTCTCGTAATTTTTAGATTGTTGTTGACCATCACCATTCCATTGTTGGATAAAACCGAAGCAAGATATGCCGAAATCGCCCGAATTATGTGGGAAACCAACCAATGGATTGTTCCCGAAATCGATTATGGCGTGCCATTTTGGGCCAAACCACCATTGTCCACTTGGGGATCGGCGGTGAGTTACCTCATTTTTGGAGTAAATGAATTTGCAGCCAGATTTCCGTCTTTTTTACTCAGCATTATCTTGATTATTATTACCGGAAAAATGGTTAAAAAAGAGGGCGGTTCTTTTTATTTGCCGGGTTTTATCTTGTTGACAATGCCTGAATTCTTGATTCATACCGGCGTAGTTTCGACCGACACGACTTTGGAATTTTGCATCGTGATGATGATGATTTCCTTTTGGAAAACCATGAAAAGTGACACCAAAACCTATTGGAATTACATCTTCTTTGTCGCTTTAGGATTTGGATTATTGGCCAAAGGGCCACTGATAATGGTCTTGACCTTTCCTCCTCTTTTCTTGTGGTGTTGCCTGGACTTCAACAGATTTAAACAACTATTCGCGAAATTTTCGATTGTAATTGGATTACTGATTACCGCCATTATTGCCCTTCCTTGGTATTATTTTGCAGAGCAGGAAACGCCAGGATTTCTGGATTATTTCATTGTTGGCGAACACTACAAACGCTTTTTGAAACCGGGTTGGAAAGGCGATTTATATGGTAGTGGCCACTCACAACCCAAAGGAATGATTTGGGTTTTGTTGATTGCTTTTGCTTTTCCTTGGATCCAAATCGTGTTGTATAAATTATGGAAAAACAGGACAACCATTTTCAAAAACGAATGGGCTTCTTTCTTGATTTTATGGGCTTTTTGGACGCCTATCTTTTTCACGATTTCCAGCAATATTTTACATACTTACCTGCTTCCAACAGCTATTCCAATCATGTTTTTAATTGTGTATTGGTGGGAAGATTTAACTAAAAAGAAGATAATCATCCGCACGGCATTGATTTTTCCAACGGCTGTATTTATCGCTTATTTTGGGTTTGTTGCCACCGGACAATTGGATTCTAAAATGAATTCCGACAAATATCTTTTGGCCAATTTGAAAGCGAAAAACGGAAACAAGGAAATCCCATTGTATTATTGGAAAAGTAAAAATTATTCGGGTCAATTTTATTCGAATGGCAAAGCCCAAGTGGTGAAAAATGAAGCCGAATTGGATTCGGTTTTAAGATTGAACAAGCAACTTTATTTTGCCTTTCCGAATAAGAGAAAAGAAGAAATTCCACAAAAATACTTGGACAAAATGACTTTGGCAGAAGGCAATTCTAAAACGTCCATTTTTGTAACCAAATAA